The Theileria equi strain WA chromosome 2 map unlocalized gcontig_1105316255037, whole genome shotgun sequence genomic sequence TACAATGGAGCTCAGGTTAGGCGCCGTAACTTTTGCATACGACACCTTACGCCCTGGTTTTCTGGATTTTAGAAAGGATTTGCCTAAATAATCCTAATTCTCAGGTTGCACATTTTTCTTCTATGCTGCGCATACAACGAAGCTTTCGCCTCAGCTCAGTAGGTAAATACACGCGAATCAGCAGAGTCTAACCGGCACTTTGCTGCATCTGAGACTAGTTGTAGGCTACATGAATGTTTAATGGGATATTTTGGTATTTGAAGTATAAAACAATACCTACTCGACATATTCCAGAAATCACACGGAATTCGTTAGGATCATATTCACACAACACTTTGGTATGTCCTTTTAATGGGCTATTTTTAGAACGCCTTTATTCACGCAGGCTAAAACAAACGGAATATATTTGCAAAGATGGGAGACAGATGCCTATTCAACGACGAATCACTCAAGTCGACGCCGGTATCTCAGATTTTGGCGTTTGCTAGGCGGAGGCATGAAAAGTATTCATTTGAGTCCTCTGTGGAGCCTTCCTCGACGGACGCAAGGTGCGATTTGAGGATGCCTACCCAGAAAGATCTCCAAACTACCTTTGAAAATGAACCAGAAATGACCTCTAAAGCTGACGTTAGAGCGTCGGATGCCTTAACCACCAAGGTTGATCAACATGTATTCGAAAATGAACCGGATCAAGTTTCAAGGGCGGACGTAAGAGCTGTAGATGTTAGAGTACCAAAGCAGATCAGTTGCGTCTTTGAAAACGAGCCTGAAGAGATCTCAAAGGCCGATGCAAGGTCCTCCGACGCTGCAATATCCAGGGAGACTTCACACGTTTTTGAGAACGAACCCGAGGTAGAATCAAAAGCGGACATTCGGTCCTCAGATGCGCTATTGATAAAGGAGGCTTCACATGTGTTTGAAAATGACCCGGATAGAAAGTCAAAAGCGGATGTGCGTTCATCTGATGCAGTGATTCTAAAAGAGGGCAGCCATGTCTTTGAGAACGAACcggaagaagaatctaaagCCGATGTTAGATCTTCAGATGCTGCACTTGTAAAGGAGGTTAGTAATGTGTTTGAAAATGAACCGGAAGAGAGATCTAAGGCTGATGTACGTTCATCGGATGCTGCTCTTATAAAAGAAACTTCTCACGTCTTTGAGAATGAGCCTGAAAGAGCCTCTAAAGCAGACGTACGCTCTTCGGATGCCGTTGTTCATCATTCAAAGAGCCACATTTTCGAGAATGAACCCGAGACTGAATCAAAGGCTGACGTTAGATTTTCGGATCCAAAACCAGATTTAGCTGAACGCCATGtatttgaaaatgaacCAGAGTCAGAATCCAAAGCAGATGTACGATTCTCTGACCCTAGGTCTGACAAGATAGATGGTTCAGTCTTTGAGAATGAACCGGAAAAGACTTCAAAGGCGGATGTTAGATTTGTTGACCGTAAGTCTGACAGGGTAGAAGGTCACGTTTTTGAAAACGAACCAGATGTTGTTTCAAAGGCAGACGTAAGGTTCTCTGATCCATCACCAACATCAAATGATGCAAGAACGGTATTTGAATGCCAGAGAAGCCTAAGAAGCACCGCTGACTTTAGCGCCTCTGAGCCTCTCGCACCAAAGACACAATACATTACCACTTACGAAGCACAAACTGAAAAACACAGTAAGGCTGATTACAAACACGACCTCAGCCATACGCTAATGAGGGAACTATCGGCAACCATGAATGAATGCCGGGGGTATCAAGCTTAACTTTCACTTTTAATTTCACACGTGTAAATTTAATTTTTATCAGCCATGTAGTACGAGTTTCCATAATGCCTCGTTCCGGTGGCCTTTTGGACTCCCAAATTACTCTCAACGTTGAGAGATTCTTCTTTGGGAAACACGAGTCGCTTTATCCAGGTATTTTGTGGATAATATCTCTTTGtcatttattttatagGTACACACTTGACAGAAAAGACAACGGACATCCGAGGCGTAGTATCGGATGGCTTTCAGTACCTCAAGTCCCTCAGCCACGTAAATGTCTGTAGCTACGTAGATATGCTACGTTCTGACGACAATAATTATGTGTTTCTATCGGAAGGCTACTCCCTAACGTTAGGTGATGTTTTAGAGAGGATTGAAAAGTCAAAATGGAGCAAAAGTGATGTGTACGGGTCTATAGAACTCGTTGGAATCATAAATCAGATTATTTCAGGTGTACAGTACTTACATAGTTCTGGTATAGCCCATGGAGCGCTaactttggagaatatCCTAGTCACCCCTGATGGCTACGTGAAGATTTGGGGATATGCTAAACCATATCTTAGTGGTCTTATCTCACGATTCTTGCGCAAATGTAACGATTCTGAGCCTATGGATGTTGGCATTGATGAGTTATCTAGTCTCCAGCTCTTTTATACACCTCCTGAGGTCATTCTTGACTGTAAGCTGGAAGCCAATTTTAAGGTTGATGTGTGGTCACTTGGCATTTGTATACTCACCATTTTGTCTCATTTTCTTCATGTTACTGCAAGCATACCGGTTACTGGACATAGGGATGTTGCAGAAATTAGCAAAGAGAAAGCAACTGATCTCAAGAATGCATTCGTTGTTTTATCTTCTCTCCTCTACGTCTTTGGTTCGGAGTATTCAGACGAGTTCAAAGGCAATGTATCTGCTATCGGTCTtaatatcgcaaaaatggtgaagaaTACCTTTCCTACGCCAAATGATGAACAAAGTGCGCTTGAAACCATCTGCAGGGCAAGCTCAGAACATGTGGATTCTGTAATGAATTATCTTGTAAATCTCATAGATTGGATTACCGGTAAAAGGATTTTTGACATACTTGATCTGGAGCCTGGGAATGGCTCCTCCAATTATAGCAAGGAGTTGTATATCCTCGGAATATGCTACGATTGTCTGATCATTGATCCATCCGAGAGACCCTCTTCACTTGATATCGCACTCCGGTATGATATTATAAAGCATAAAATACCACATTGTACCAAATCTTTTCCACGGTTTGCTTGGTCTATTTCCGATAAATACACGGACTTCATTTCTGATTGTTCTAATCATGAAATGTGCAGAAGAAAGTATGTAACGTGTCCAAACACTAGCGAATACCTGAATTTAGATGTTGGAATGGATGATATattttactactggaagTTAATTGGTAATGATCCGCTAAATCTCGTGCAATCTTTGCAAATGCCCCCTTTATCATGTCTTgtagatgaaaatggagcTATACAAGAGGGACCATTTTTTAAACTTGAAGCTGCAAGAAAAGAATATACTCTTGATAGATTTGGTCTTGGCGAATTATTTACGCACATTAAAGTTGCGAGTCTCTTTCCCATGGTTCTGGAGCACCAACTGCGGCCGTCCTGCGGATATGCTAGACAGcattcatttatatatCAATGGTTCAGAATCTATCGCTTCAGAAAGCTCTTGGATTCATTTAATAAGGAAAAAATCATAGCTGAGGCAAAAATTGACATTCCTCCCCTACTTCGGAAGTTTATATGGTGTGCAATATTGGACATTgagtacaagaatgaacCATGTGTTGCAGTAGCAAAATCTCGTTTGGTATCAGAAATTGAAAAGGTTGCTGTTTTTTACAGCAATGATATTTTACGCTCCAAAAAGAGTCTATCAGAAATTGCATCAGCTATTGAATATATAGAGAATAAATATGCAAAACTTACCAGTTGTTTTTACTCATTCTGCATTCCATTATTCCTACTATATCATGATGCAACGACTGTATTCAGAGAAATCCTAGAAACtatattttgcaaatatcTAAAGGACTTTTACGTTCCATCTGGGTCATTTGTAAGTACTTTTTTGGCTGAATTCACAACCCTGTTGAACTTTTTTGATCCAAAGGTTGCATCACACCTCAGAAGTATAGGCGCTTATGCAGATTCGTATGCTCTACCGTGGTTCATGACACTATTTGCAGAAAATCTGTCTGTTCATCAGCTTTATATTATTATGGATGCTGTTGTATTACGACCTAGATCATTCGTAAAATATTTAGCGGTAGCAACCGTACACTGCATGAGAGAAAATGTGCTCGGATTGGCGAGTTCCCACGCATTTACTTCATTCATATCATGCGCAATGGAGACTATAAACATGCCAATGTTGGTAAATTTGGCGATAAGTTTATATAACCGATGGAATGAAATTCTTACGCTGGGTAAGGATGAGGCTTCTTCCCAAAGCCTGGATAGGGGTACTTTCACATTTATCATGGAAGAATTTCCATTTGAACGATGTTTTAGACTTCCACTTGATGCTTTCAGCTCAGTTCTTAACAACTGTATTCTAGTAGATTTGAGACCTCTCGAATCTTACAATTTTGGATCGATACCAAATTCCATACACGTTGATGTTTTATTGAACATACTATCAGATTCAGTATCAACTGGGAACAAGTTCACCGGTAAACATGCAAATGCTAAACTTAACGCCGCTATAAAGGAACTCCAGGATAAGACAAATTTGCTATGGTTGCACAAAAGTTCAAGCTTTATCATTATTGCAGCAGGAGATGGATATGatcttgaagaagaaatgcTCTATATCCAACGTTTAACCTTTGAATTCAACATTAGACACCTATGCTACTATAGAATAAATGCAGATGAGTGGCCAAGAGTGCTCACGCTGGCCAAAATTTGACTGTCACTACACACTCGTTATTTAATGTTATTATTTCATATACTTGGTTTTATATACTTGAAATTGTCCAGTTATGGTCAATTTTTCAGATGTATACCCGTGAAAGTCGCAAAAGCGGCCAACACATGCCGTCCAGTTCACACAGAGGCCTTCGTAAGGCCAATTATCACGAAAAATACGAGATTCCATGATAATTTCAGGAATTCGTGCTCTAAAGTTGAGGAATCTGAAATAGATCCGGAGTTCGAATCCTGGAAAAGAGATTTGGTAGAGATTCCTGGGCCGTGGAAGGCATTTCTGCCTGATAGTCTGGATAAGGCCAAAGCTATCGATCCTACCCCTGGGACTAGGCCACTGTTGCTATTTTGTGACATATCTGGAAGGGTTACCGGACCGGAAACGATAGACTCTCCCAAGGGATCCTTCATACTAGATGCCAAAGAACTCAGATTAGTAGACGATGGAGAAAATTTTATCCATTCCAGAAAGTAAGTTGAAGATAAACTTGATTTAAAGTGTAGATTTGTGATCATACTTTTGAGTGGAATCCAATTTAGCAACCTCCGGCTGGTTATGGCTGGGCGTATCTTCTACTCCAAGAACCATGTGATCGATAAAATACATGGAGCAGTAAAGCTTCGCTCTGCATTTTGCGTTGGGCAAGCCTTCATAGAATCGTACGATAATGCGTATGCCAAAGAGGCTCTAACAAGACTAGACAGGAAAGTCGTCACGGTTTGTCTAGACAcataatatacaaatttgcGCAGTATGACAATTATGGAAATGAGACCGACCCACTAGAATGGAAATACCAAGAACTAGAAGCTGTAGGATCACCATTCAGATGGATGCATGGCACAAATGACTGGAAATTACTAGGGCCATTTACATTATACAAATCCCTGGGAGGAAGGCCACCGCTGAAAGAAAGGAAACACTTATTCTATCCTTTCAATCTAGAGGAAGTATATAACGTTGTCGACCCATTTCAACTCAGCTGTAAAAATCATACAGCAATACAAGACCTGGAAAAGGAAACCCATGATGTCATAACCAGACTATTCGAACCAACCGAAAAGCTCTCCAATATAACAATAAAGGATCCAAAATATCTCAAGGAACTCGAAAACGAGGTTTGTAATGTGCAGAGAAATAGATACCATACAGCTTATTCAACTTGGAACTCAAGGACCAAGCTTTTACAAGAATACCATGGAGTAAATTACTCTGTTCTAATCTCAAACTCTTCATCGCTACTTTGTTCATCGATCCAGTCCTgtaattttgtattttgtaaGCAATAACTTACGCATGTTGGAATTTCCTCTTTTGGTGGTTCCTTGATCTTTTCCACCTGCGCCTTGCTAGGAATAGCTTGCGACTTTAGGTCGGTTTTACCATCGAAAAAGTAAACGTCCAATTGACGCCCATCAAACATACGATTGTTAAATTTCTGTTAATTATGATAAGCGGTAAAGAAACAAACTGAAATAAAAGTTTGTGCGTCCAACCCAGTCTTGAACTTTATACATACAATCCCCTGTGGATGTCTGGGTATGGGAGTGACCTTTTCAACTTCAACATATTTTGCAACCTCCTGTACGATTTATTGGCAATATGTAAATATACCGTGTGAATCTCCTCCTGCAGCTCCTTATAAAAGTCAGAGTCAGCTTCGTGCATTTCCGCCTCTTTGGTTGAAAACATTGGTTTAGATATAACGATTCTGCGATCGGTACCATCATCCATATCATATCCCCAACTCTGTAGCCTCTCCTGCTCATATTTAGCAGCCAGATATTTTTTGCGCATCTCGGGATCAGTTGTTAGAATCCGTTTTCCCTTTTGTGGCTCATATTTTGCCTGTATTCGTATACATTTGTTATCCATACATACCTTCTCAACGTGTATTATATAGCCTGTACGAAACTCGGAATTGTCAAAGTATCGAAGGGCAAGATCTACAGACTCTTGGTTGACAAAGGTAACTGTAGCATCCGATTTCAAATTCCCCTCTTCATCAGTATATAGTTTGACCTTTGGGAGAGCTAAATGGTATTATAGATGAAAAATCCAAACATACTCGTTATTGGATCAATTTTTATGACTCCAGCCCTTTTAAAAACCTGTGAAACCTCCTCAACTGTCGTATCCTTTGGCAGTCCAGAAATGTAGACACTGTAAACCTTTGAGGAATCTACCCACTGTCCAGACTCTATTCTCTGCTTTTTTCTCTTGAGGTATTGCTTTTTCTTTTCTCTTTTTTTCCTTTTTGTctcctcctcttcatcatcttcttgCTCATTCTCCTTTGTCGGCTCTGGcacctcttcttcattttcatcctcttGGACCAAGACTTTTTTCAGTTCATTACAGGATGAAATTGGTTCCCATGCAGCCATTCCATCGCACCAGACATTAGTGCAACCGTCAATGAAGGCACTGGTTATACATGTAAAATCCATACGGAACATACGATTTGAACATTGACTTTAAGGATTCAGTGTCGCAGGGGCCCCTAATATCATTCTCCCCGCACTGTATATACCACTTTGGTGCTTCTGCCATTTCTACATTCTACGACGACGGCCAGGTCTCTTGGTGCGAACCGCGGTTTTTGCTAAGAAATGATAGGTATAGGAAATAAACATACATGCTATCTTCAGGGGCAGATCCTCAGCTGAAACCAAGTCCTTTGAAACGGACCAATGGAGGAATAGAGCATTAAATTGGTGTACGTGACGAATGTTGGACTCGGGATTGATCCTAAACTTGCAGCACTGAGACAGAGATAAATTCCAGAAAGACATAACACACCTGTTTGTTGTCTGTGACCTTCAAGATGATTTTGTGTTTCTCTTTAAGATACTTAACGACATATTTTGTCTACAAGTAATGATTTCTAAAATTAATCCTCACCTTTAGTGGAGTTCTAAAGTACAAGAGCCTTGCTTCATGTAGGAATTCACTCCAGTTGTCGTAATAAGTCATCGCCAAAGATGTGCAAGCAAAAATGTTCTTGGAAGTGCTAACAAAGCATGGCCATTAATTGTGGCTTGTGGTCAGGTTCCAGAGCTTATACTTTACAATcgaaaagtttgtaaatttaaatTACAGgaaatgtggaaaataGCTCAAATCCTTCAGTCTGTGGCAAGAAATCCAATCTGATTGCCTATGGGGTATGAATTTGCTATTTTTGGCCCAAATCTCCAACTATAATCTCCAATTTAAttattttatccaaaagacTCTTGTTTTATAACTGAGTTCTAAAAATGGCGGACTGGTTCCCTACGATCGCCAACAAAGCCGGGTCTGCCTACCCGCCGATGCAATGCTTCCTCTGTGGAGAGTACGTCGCGGCTCCTACGTCTTCCAGGATGTGCTCTACGTGTCTAGCCAAAAGCGTAGACCTGAGTCAGAGCGTATCAACGCATTGTACGATCTTGCAGTGCTCTACTTGCGGAAAATTCTATCACGATCGATGGTATGTTTTATAGACTCGCTCTCAACAAAATTCAGGATTAACTGTGAGCTTGAAAGCAAGGAACTGCTCTCTCTCTGCTTGAAGAAGATCAAGGGTATCAACCTTTTAAAGATTATCGACGCAAAGTTCAACTGGACAGAACCGCATAGTAAGAAGCTAAAGCTCCAAATCCTGGTCCAAAAGGAAGTGGAAAACAATTGCATTGTTGAGCAGACACTGTTTGTCGAGTTTACCATACGCTCTACGCAGTGTGCTGCCTGTAAACAAATGTATACTCCTCATACTTGGAAGGCACTGGTACAAATTAGGCAAAAGACAAAGGATAAGAAACACATGCTGCTTCTAGAACAGATTATATTGAAGAATAATGCTCATGAGGTTGGATTAATGCTGCATAAACACCCATCTGTAGAACGTACTAAACATTTTATCAAGGCGAAACGGTTTTGATTTACATTTTGCCAATAGACCAGATGCCCAAAAATTTGCGGAATTTGTATCGGATAAAATTGTATCGCAACTAAAGAATAGCAAGAAGCTAATAACAGCAGATATGTCCAACAACAAGTATAACTACAAGTATACAATCCACGTTTCTTTGATCCCCGTCTGTACCGATGATGTGGTATGTCTTCTCCATTTTATACATAACATTCAGGTCTTCTTGACCCCAAAAGTTGCCTCAATGTATGGAGGAATTTCTCCCTTTTTGCTCTGCGTAAATTTGACGTCCACCATAACGCTGCTGGACCCGTTTACGCTGAGAAAGTTGGATATTTCAAGCGACAAGTACTGGAGAAATCCCTTCTCTTCATGTATGTTTTTTTGTACATACACATGTATTTGCAGTATTCACCAAGTTCAACTTGTGCGAATTcataattttaaatgtcGACCGAGACTATTCCAAGAAATGGGATGACTCTCCATACGAGTATGTCCGGGTTTTCCAGATTAAAAACATGTAGGCTTGTGGACGTGGAGGTTATGGCTGTGAACTCCTCCAAGATTATTTATACTAAATCGCACCTAGGAAAATCGCTAACTGTTGGAAGCACATTCAGTGGCTACGATATCAGCAGGATCAATCTGAATGGGCTATCAGAGGAGGAAACTGACATTGAAAATCGCATTCCATTTGAAGTTATTCTTGTAAGAAAGACCAAGAAGCCTACATCCAAACACAATTGGGTCCTCAAGAGAATCTTTACAAACGTTGGTTTTATTTACATCTTTGCATCAATGGTATAGAAAAAGGACCAAGACGAAGAGATGGAGGAAattgatgaggatgaacTGCTCGATTTCAAGGATGAAATTATGAGCAAGAAGGAACTGCACAATCAAATCGACTTTTATCGCAATCCAAAGTAGGTCAAACTATGCCAAATTCACTCTCTGTAGGTCACCAAAGAACAAgactgaagatgaagatgttaaCTCTATCTCAGTTCAACTCAAGGAACTCTCTCTTCACGACCAAGAATACTTTTAAGTGTAGCATAATAGGCGTTGGTTGGTTGATTTGTCCGTTATTCTCAGGGTATATACATTACTATTTCATTAATTTGGTTAGACTAGTGCAAAATCCAGAGTTTTGTATGAAAATGAACCCTTTATGGGTGCCGTCGTCTCCGCCCTCTTTGGCCTCCAGGATCCATTTCATGTAAAATAACAACAAAATGTCCAAAACAGACGTTGAGGACGTTCCAAATGACGATCCATATGCCTTAAAAAACGCTCCCTACCTGAAACCGAGCAAAGACTACAAATACAAGGAAAAGGTGCTCGTTTTCGCAAATAGAGGCATTACAAACCTCGGAAGGCAGCTTTTAAACGATTTAAAGTCTTTGCTTCCTCATCACAAGGCAGAAGTAAGTGAATTCATCTCAATATTGCGACGTTTTTAGTCAAAATGGGAGAAGAGAGTCTCATACGCCGAAATCAACGAAATTTGCGAAATATCAAGGTACCATAAGCTATAAATTCACTCATGCAACTATAAATAGCTGCTCAAGTGTGGTTTTCATAGAGTCCAAAAAGAACGAGATGATCCTCTGGGTCGCCAAGTCCCCGTACGGGCCAACGCTAAAGGCTAGGATCACAAATAGTGCGTTTACAGTCTACTCACACACGAATCTTCAGTCCATACCCTCAAGGACTCGACtttttttggaaattgcCTCGCAAGGTCCAGACCACTATTGACCTTTGACAAGTCATTCAGCGAGCTTCCGCACCTCAAGCTCATTCAGACGCTCTTTACTCAGGTCTTTGGAACCCCAAACAACCATCCAAAGAGCATGCCATTCCACGATCACTGCCTCTCCTTCTTTTACCTGGATAATCACATCTACATGAGACACTACCAGATATCGCCAGAGAATGAATTCTCAATCAATAATCCAGACAGACAGATGCTAACTGAAATCGGTAAGtctatttcatcttcatcaaagTCTCTAGGACCTCAATTCGCACTGGAAGTCATCCTACTCCTCAACGGGAGCTTCAACGGAATCACCCTCTGGAGGAATCCAAACTACCTATCGCCAATTGTTGTAAGTTCTACAGCATTAAACACGTTGCATAAACAGATGCGCAAGTACAAAATGAATGCAGAAGCCGAAAGGTACAAGAAACGACAAAAGTTCAAAGACGTAAGTCCACATGTTCCCGCACAAGTTGTTTCAGATGAAACgagaagaaaaggaagagagagAAGATCCTCTATCCAACGCAAATGTCTTTGCAGCTCCATAAATCGCCTAACTTTTGTACCATTCACTCtatatacattttactTACTCTACTCCATGGCTCATACTACAAAGGAGAATAGAGACGTTTATTACCGAAAAGCCAAGGAAGACGGATATCGAGCCCGTAGCGCCTACAAGTTGCTACAAATATTCAAGGCACATGGGATTTTCTATCCTCTAGTGGATTCTAACGAAGCAAAAGCTATCATACTGAACCACAAGTGTGTCTTTCAAGGTAGTAGATCCGTACAGTGCACGTCCATTGGAAGAATAAGGAATGTCATCGATCTTTGCGCCGCTCCAGGCAGTTGGAGCCAACTTGTTAGGAATTTAGTCAATTATGACTATCTGTCATTCAAAACAGCCGTAGATTCCCTGGATTCAGGCTCTATATGTAGCAGAGTAAGAGATTACTGCAACACTAAACCCGTAATCGTATCAATTGACCTACAGGAAATCGCTCCCATCAACGGAGTCTACACCCTTAAAGGAGATATCACCGATAAGAAGGTCCTGGACCAAGTACGTGACCTATTCGTCGACAATATCAGCAAGAATATCGCAAAAGTATCCAAAGACTCAAACATCGAAGCTGGAGCTCAGCTCATCACCTGCGATGGAGCTCCTGATATCAGTGGATTGCATGAAACTGATGCTTTTGTGCAGTCTGCACTCATAAGAGCATCGCTTTGTGTCTGCTGCTCGATCCTGGATGCCAATGGAACGTTTGTTTGCAAGACTTTCTTCAACTCCACAGAATCTCCAATATTCAGACAAGTCAGCATATTCTTTGATGAATGTACAATCTTTAAACCTTCCGCATCTAGGATGTCTAGCTCCGAACACTTTATCGTTGCAAAGGGATTTAAGCCTCTTGGAAAATTGAGGGCCATAAAGGATCCAGAAACTTCTAATTTCCAAGAGAATATTCCAGAAAGTCTATTCCTTGGACCCTTAATGCAGTGCGGTGATCTAAGCGGATATGATAAAGTAATTAAACTCTTAGAGTAACTGGGCACTCAGCCATTCGTGAATCTGGCTGCAGAGCACATCAGCAAGTAACTGTAATTTTAAAGTGTCTTTAACATTGGCTTTACTCGACACACGAATAACACCCTCGTTTGGGTCCATTATAATTTCAATGTAGTAAACTATTCTGTAGAATTTTATTTACATGCCATACAACTTACCCCTCTACGTCTTCAGTGTAAAGATAGAATTTTGTAACATCCTTGGCCTTTCCAGACGCCTAAGCGTTTGTGCATAAAATCCAAGAAAACATACCAAAGTAATAATGTACACCTGCGATAAGATCAACTCTAATCTTTCAATATTAACGCTTGAAATTGTAATCTCCATATCTTTTGAACAGGTTTGTTCAATTTCAAACCAGTTCTTTTGAAATTCATCCGACAAGAGGGTACTCGGATGAACTAGCTCCAAACCTGTAGTCTTCTCTCTTACACTTTCAATTAAAGGCAATAGGTCATCAACTTCTGTGTTGGTTTGAACCGGAATACATTCTGGAATTGATACTTCTGTCTTGACATGTTCATGCTTAAAAATGTCAATGTCCACGTCGCCATATTCGTAAGGGAAGTATACACTGCTCGAATATCCTCTGCACTGATCAATAAGATGGATCGTATTGAATTTTTCGCGCCAATTATTGTCTGCCATGAAAAACTTTTCATGATCCATCAAAATATAGACATTTGGTTCCACCTGATACTCTCCCTCAAAAATCTCCCTCGCAACATCAATGTTGGAGAGAAGGTTATAGTAGAATTGTGCACAGGAAACAAGGTCTGGATTGTTTGATTCGGTAAGAACCTAAATTCTTGTTATATACACAAATCCATAACTTACGCTCTTTAAAAGCCTTGACAAAGAATCAAACATTTCTGGAGGGCGCTTTAAAAACACACGAACCGAAGCTAGAAGAAGCTCGAGTGTAACTACATCAGGTCTCTGTGCCTCATTAATGTAGTCCTCTAAAGTATACGGTGTATGATCCAGATCGTACCCAAATTCTCCTATACATTTGTTGTACAGATTATACAAATAGCTTACCCAAAATTGATATATAATTGGCCTTCGCCTGAGGGTAAGAAATCGAATCACCGGGATTCTTTAATACTTCAAGTAGCTTGTCCACACGTCCAGAGTATACGCGTAATAATACCTTTATTACCAGCAATAGAGACGTCGTCAAGTAAGGGATCTGAAGGCTGAATATAACGGACATTCTCTCGACAATGGTATTTAAATTGGAAGGTATCTTGAGCGCGATAATTCCAAGTGCCAAGATCGCTCTATTTGCAATCTCGTGGTTAGTGTCAGAAATGTATTCATTTAGTTCATTAGCAATTAGCTCACAATTTTCCTAAAAACATCTTCACGAAGAAACTACAAACTTACAGTTGTTGAAAGAGCAATTAAAATGTTCAGCTTA encodes the following:
- a CDS encoding conserved hypothetical protein (encoded by transcript BEWA_039540A), which gives rise to MSKTDVEDVPNDDPYALKNAPYLKPSKDYKYKEKVLVFANRGITNLGRQLLNDLKSLLPHHKAESKWEKRVSYAEINEICEISSCSSVVFIESKKNEMILWVAKSPYGPTLKARITNIHTLKDSTFFGNCLARSRPLLTFDKSFSELPHLKLIQTLFTQVFGTPNNHPKSMPFHDHCLSFFYLDNHIYMRHYQISPENEFSINNPDRQMLTEIGPQFALEVILLLNGSFNGITLWRNPNYLSPIVVSSTALNTLHKQMRKYKMNAEAERYKKRQKFKDVSPHVPAQVVSDETRRKGRERRSSIQRKCLCSSINRLTFVPFTLYTFYLLYSMAHTTKENRDVYYRKAKEDGYRARSAYKLLQIFKAHGIFYPLVDSNEAKAIILNHKCVFQGSRSVQCTSIGRIRNVIDLCAAPGSWSQLVRNLVNYDYLSFKTAVDSLDSGSICSRVRDYCNTKPVIVSIDLQEIAPINGVYTLKGDITDKKVLDQVRDLFVDNISKNIAKVSKDSNIEAGAQLITCDGAPDISGLHETDAFVQSALIRASLCVCCSILDANGTFVCKTFFNSTESPIFRQVSIFFDECTIFKPSASRMSSSEHFIVAKGFKPLGKLRAIKDPETSNFQENIPESLFLGPLMQCGDLSGYDKVIKLLE
- a CDS encoding signal recognition particle 9 kD protein, putative (encoded by transcript BEWA_039520A) yields the protein MTYYDNWSEFLHEARLLYFRTPLKTKYVVKYLKEKHKIILKVTDNKQCCKFRINPESNIRHVHQFNALFLHWSVSKDLVSAEDLPLKIASKTAVRTKRPGRRRRM
- a CDS encoding nonsense-mediated mRNA decay protein, putative (encoded by transcript BEWA_039530A) gives rise to the protein MLPLWRVRRGSYVFQDVLYVSSQKRRPESERINALYDLAVLYLRKILSRSMVCFIDSLSTKFRINCELESKELLSLCLKKIKGINLLKIIDAKFNWTEPHSKKLKLQILVQKEVENNCIVEQTLFVEFTIRSTQCAACKQMYTPHTWKALVQIRQKTKDKKHMLLLEQIILKNNAHENVLNILSRRNGFDLHFANRPDAQKFAEFVSDKIVSQLKNSKKLITADMSNNKYNYKYTIHVSLIPVCTDDVVFLTPKVASMYGGISPFLLCVNLTSTITLLDPFTLRKLDISSDKYWRNPFSSLFTKFNLCEFIILNVDRDYSKKWDDSPYELVDVEVMAVNSSKIIYTKSHLGKSLTVGSTFSGYDISRINLNGLSEEETDIENRIPFEVILVRKTKKPTSKHNWVLKRIFTNKKDQDEEMEEIDEDELLDFKDEIMSKKELHNQIDFYRNPKSPKNKTEDEDVNSISVQLKELSLHDQEYF